A single genomic interval of Rhizobium leguminosarum bv. trifolii WSM1325 harbors:
- a CDS encoding metal dependent phosphohydrolase (KEGG: rec:RHECIAT_CH0003249 putative phosphohydrolase protein~TIGRFAM: metal dependent phophohydrolase~PFAM: metal-dependent phosphohydrolase HD sub domain~SMART: metal-dependent phosphohydrolase HD region), with translation MLKRIEARRVRNGMFVEAIEGAWQDPFLSKRRFLLRREADALKLRKSGIEGVIINTSRGLDIDGLPGGNIEIDTQAARETIQKSVQVLESVFGRLQHGDGISVDQVAPVISSVSKSMDDNPTVFLSVTRLKSKDEVTFLHSLSVSALMILFGRHLGLDEATVQTLGTAGLLHDVGKLEIPLEILNKEGRLDEDEIKMIRDHPEKGHAILSRQEGMSEIVLDVCLNHHERIDGKGYPRRLSETQVSFHARLAAICDVYDAVTSVRPYKAPWSASQALKWMLGSEGQFDRRLVKKFALCLSVAAVS, from the coding sequence ATGCTCAAGCGTATCGAAGCCAGGCGGGTGCGCAACGGAATGTTTGTGGAGGCGATCGAGGGTGCATGGCAGGATCCTTTTCTGTCCAAGCGAAGATTTCTGCTGCGGCGTGAAGCCGATGCCCTGAAACTTCGCAAGAGCGGTATTGAAGGTGTTATCATCAACACCAGCAGAGGCCTGGACATTGACGGCCTGCCAGGCGGCAATATCGAGATCGACACCCAGGCGGCACGCGAGACCATCCAGAAATCCGTGCAGGTACTGGAAAGCGTTTTCGGCCGGCTCCAGCATGGCGATGGGATCAGCGTCGATCAGGTGGCGCCGGTGATTTCCTCAGTCTCCAAGTCGATGGATGACAATCCCACTGTCTTTCTCAGCGTTACGCGTCTGAAATCCAAGGACGAAGTGACGTTTCTGCATTCCCTTTCGGTGAGTGCGCTGATGATCCTTTTCGGCCGTCATCTCGGACTTGACGAGGCTACAGTGCAGACGCTCGGCACAGCAGGATTGCTGCACGACGTCGGCAAGCTCGAAATTCCGCTTGAGATACTCAACAAGGAAGGGCGTCTTGACGAGGACGAGATCAAGATGATCCGCGATCACCCCGAAAAGGGGCATGCAATCCTGTCACGCCAGGAAGGCATGTCGGAGATCGTACTCGACGTATGCCTCAACCATCATGAACGTATCGACGGCAAGGGCTATCCTCGCAGGCTTTCCGAGACGCAGGTCAGCTTCCATGCCCGTCTTGCTGCGATTTGCGACGTCTATGACGCCGTGACCTCCGTGCGGCCGTACAAGGCGCCATGGAGCGCGAGCCAAGCACTGAAGTGGATGCTTGGCAGCGAAGGGCAATTCGATCGCCGGCTGGTGAAGAAATTCGCCCTCTGCCTTTCCGTCGCCGCCGTGAGCTGA